Proteins encoded together in one Osmerus eperlanus chromosome 20, fOsmEpe2.1, whole genome shotgun sequence window:
- the vps28 gene encoding vacuolar protein sorting-associated protein 28 homolog yields MFHGIAVTGGIGGAPVNKPELYEEVKLYKNAREREKFDNMAELFAVVKTLQALEKAYIKDCVTPNEYTAACSRLLVQYKAAFKQVQGSDVGSIDDFCRKYRLDCPLAMERIKEDRPITIKDDKGNLNRCIADIVSLFITVMDKLRLEIRAMDEIQPDLRELMETMNRMSNMPPDSEAKDKVSLWLTTLSSMSASDELDDSQVRQMLFDLESAYNAFNRFLHSS; encoded by the exons ATGTTCCATGGAATAGCAGTTACAGGAGGGATTGGAGGAG CCCCTGTCAATAAACCAGAGTTGTATGAG GAAGTAAAATTGTATAAAAatgcaagagaaagagaaaa GTTTGACAACATGGCCGAGCTGTTTGCTGTCGTCAAGACCCTCCAAGCTCTGGAGAAGGCCTACATCAAAGACTGTGTCACTCCCAATGA GTACACGGCTGCTTGCTCGAGACTGCTGGTCCAGTACAAggctgccttcaaacaggttCAGGGGTCGGATGTGGGGTCCATTGATGACTTCTGCAGGAAGTACAGA CTTGACTGCCCGCTGGCTATGGAGAGAATCAAGGAGGACCGACCAATTACCATCAAGGATGACAAGGGCAACCTCAATCGCTGCATTGCAGATATAGTATCT CTTTTCATTACTGTTATGGACAAGCTGAGACTAGAGATCCGGGCCATGGATGAG ATCCAGCCTGACTTAAGAGAACTTATGGAGACCATGAATAGAATGAGCAACATGCCACCTGACTCTGAGGCCAAGGACAAAGTCAGCCTTTG GTTGACGACCCTCAGCAGCATGTCTGCCTCTGATGAGCTAGATGACTCCCAGGTGCGCCAGATGCTGTTTGACCTAGAGTCGGCCTACAACGCCTTTAACCGCTTTCTACACTCCTCCTAA
- the LOC134040597 gene encoding uncharacterized protein LOC134040597: MKTSKSAQQTSEQCGVWFDTVDLKVKAKKKKMVLPISKQLNPLARNGGYTLGLALNFTQTKIQMPNTKQSSITAFLAPAHSVVNQAHAEPNVEPAYTSSSTSTGRSTTSTNQRSSGTKHKQEIGPQLSEEHRVDVGCEWSRKKMGETEATPWPEVITPPVDMYHASEEEKEDKGTEEPKTKMDIYKHSSQMENVSLGEPCSGNLWSTCSSPQYSQHRAEPDQMDCVTHESEDRDVRTRARHECTGSVMCESLLSEVGFGLGARGRTSTQRTPVSTPWMSQDGGSQENHPLSTLAARPMTRAPLSPLGNAPLSPQNRWIEANPQKAVLHGPLSDTEMLFTQDSEGFRVIAHRGPSVQSRSCPKDHTNVAAGSKDRGLPTCVALDQENEFFFTQDSEGNAVIKHCDFV; encoded by the exons ATGAAAACATCCAAATCAGCACAGCAGACGTCAGAGCAGTGTGGGGTCTGGTTTGACACCGTGGATCTAAAAGTAAAAGCTAAAAAG AAAAAAATGGTCCTTCCCATCTCCAAACAGCTCAATCCCCTAGCAAGAAATGGAGGATACACTTTGGGATTAGCGTTAAACTTCACTCAGACTAAGATCCAGATGCCTAACACTAAACAGAGTTCCATAACTGCATTTTTAGCTCCGGCACACAGTG TTGTCAACCAGGCACATGCAGAACCCAACGTGGAGCCCGCCTACACTTCATCATCTACCTCGACAGGAAGAAGCACCACATCAACCAATCAAAGGAGCTCAGGGACCAAACATAAACAAGAGATTGGCCCACAGCTGTCTGAGGAGCACAGGGTGGATGTAGGCTGTGAGTGGAGCAGAAAGAAAATGGGGGAGACGGAGGCTACACCATGGCCAGAGGTCATCACCCCCCCTGTAGACATGTACCATGCTTctgaagaggagaaagaagacaaAGGCACGGAGGAACCAAAAACAAAGATGGACATCTATAAACACTCATCCCAAATGGAGAACGTCTCCCTGGGGGAGCCGTGTAGTGGGAATCTATGGAGCACCTGCAGCAGCCCACAGTACAGTCAGCATCGCGCTGAGCCGGATCAGATGGATTGCGTAACACATGAGTCAGAGGATCGGGATGTTCGGACTCGAGCGAGGCATGAATGCACAGGaagtgtgatgtgtgagagcctgCTGAGTGAAGTGGGATTTGGACTGGGCGCTAGAGGGAGAACCTCCACACAGAGGACACCCGTCTCGACCCCCTGGATGTCACAGGATGGAGGCAGTCAAGAGAACCACCCTCTGTCGACTTTGGCTGCACGTCCAATGACAAGAGCTCCCCTCAGCCCACTTGGAAACGCTCCCCTCAGCCCTCAGAACAGGTGGATAGAAGCAAATCCACAGAAGGCTGTTCTGCATGGGCCTCTGAGTGACACGGAGATGTTGTTCACGCAGGACTCTGAAGGCTTCAGAGTGATAGCACATCGAGGTCCCAGTGTGCAATCCAGGAGCTGTCCAAAGGATCACACTAACGTAGCAGC